The Apus apus isolate bApuApu2 chromosome 1, bApuApu2.pri.cur, whole genome shotgun sequence nucleotide sequence gcacgagtgcagaggagggccatgacaatgatcagagggctggaacagctCCCCTaggaagaaaggctgagaacgttgtggttgttcagcctggagaaaagaaggctctggaggAACCTAATTGCAGACTTGCAACCTATTACGCATTGcaagggtaatggtttaaagctgaaagagagtagatttagattggatattaggaagaaattctttactggaacaggttgcccagggaggttatggatGCTCCCCCTCCCTAGAAGCATTTGAGGCCAGGttgctttgagcaacctggtctagtggaaggtgtccttgcccatggcagggggtttgcaactagatgatctttaaggtctcttccaacccaaaccattctatgattctatggaacTCCTCTTCTTTAATGCTCCTGGGAAGCTTAATCTCTGCCGGCCCATGGTCTCACCAGGTTTTCCTTTCCCAGGATCTTGCATCAGCCGGGACAAATGTATTTAGCTTATCTGAGTCCAGTGATGACACAGCTGACCAAAAGACTTGAACTAGGAACATGTACTCCTGGAAATGCAAGCTGCCATTGCTTGTCCTTTGCTCATATCTAGCACAGCTGTGCTCCATTCAACAACCCTCCTCCTACCTGTGGCCCTGGAGCCACCAGCAttctgctgcagcatcactgaAGTAAATGAGAGATTatttgcagctgcagaagcagctccaggagtGTATTTTTTGAAAGACCCACAGAAAACCCTTACAGTGGGTCTCTGGAATGTTGAACAGCATTGAGCAGATGAGGGTATTTACTTTTCAGGAAGGGAGGGATTTGTCATCCTcaagaaaggagggaggggcAGGAAGAGCTGTTCCAGTTTCAACCTGAATGCACAGGAGTTTCTTCATCCTTCgcagttttcactgaaaggcCTGAAGGGCAGTTCTGAAGCAGTCTTTCTGCTGGATGATCTCTGCATCACAACCACCCTGTTTGCCTTCATGTGAGATCAGTATGCTCCATGAGTTGCTGTGCTGCCATGCACCCTGGAGTTCTGGGATTCACAGGAGCCTCTAAAAGGGGCCCCTGAGAGGCAGACAGGAGAGTGGGAGGGCCTTAGGTTCCCTGGGTGTCTGCCATAAAGGACTTAGGAACACAAGAACCGCAGGAACTACGACCCAGGACTTTTACTGTCAGCTCTGTCTGTAGCCTGGGAAGAGGTCAGGAGAAGCAAGTAGCACAGAGAGTCTCAGAGAGACCTTTTTCTACAAGGCAATTACCAGCCAGCCCTATGTGATGCCTTTCCTGCTGTTAAGAATAACTGATCAGGTAAAGATCAGAGTAGATTAAATAAGTGACAAggtaaagcaaagcaaagttcCAAGATAAAGACAGGTGTGGTGGAGATTCCCAATTCAGATGCTGAATTATTGGATTTTCCTGAAATTTGGGTGGATACTAAACCAAATATTAATCCctatgaaaaaaaggaaaaggttgaTGTTTTCCTAGCCTAGGTGTTACCCAAGAGATTATTAGAACGATGTctcaggaaaaaattattttaaaaatcctgaagaCAGCTTGTTTATATGCCAGTGACATCTGTTGGACAAAGAAGTTATAAATCTACAGGAAGATCAAATTATACATGATTCTGAATTAGAAATTGTTCTTCCTCTGCTTACTTATGAGGGGATTAGATAGCTTTGGTAATTCTTGCCATGCTTAGTGCTATTACGGATCTTTCCCTTTCCACAGGAACCTTCTAATCCTTATTTGTTACACCAGATAAACTATGTTTGTAAAAAAACTGTGCCCAGATACCAGTTTAAAGCTCAGGACAAGTCATGCAACTGCATGGAGGAGTTCCTGGCCTTGGACTCGTGAAAGAAACGAAGGAAAGTTTCCATCTGCACAGTGTGACTGTGCGTACCAGTCCTCCAGAGCTCTCAAAAAATGGATCAAGAAATGGAGTAGAAAGATTATTCACGTTTTGGTCTCTCGTGCCATTTCAGCATCTCAAAGCAAATGGCAACTGTTTACAGTCACTTGAGGTTACCCCATGTCTCCCAGGAGCTAATGTGATGACCTTGGTAGCTCCTTGGAAGATGATTATTCATCCAACACATTAAACTTTAGCAAACTCAGCATCATGACAGAAGTTATCACTCTTTCAGAGAAGGATTTCAGAAGATCTCACTACTTGTGTTCACAGTAATTTTGTTTATATAGATTGTATCCATAAGCATCAATGTTACGCTGAAAgtcttctgtggaaaaaaatagtgtttataGACCTTTCCAAAGCTAAATAAAAAGCGTGGTTCAGTACTTAGGCTGATACAATCATACAGATTGGGAGAGAGAAATCTTTCAAAGAGATGTGGAACACATTCCCACATTTGAACCACTGAACTTGGGAGGTAGTGGGGGGCACAGAATAGGTTTTCTTACTCActtattgaaattaattttgaataattCTATTTGGGAAAACACCGTGTTCTGTATGATAatgcacacacaccccccttACTCAAGAAAAAGAATTTCTTGAAAAAACCGTGACAAACTTAACACTgagcttctttatttttctggttttagagATTTGGGGGTTTTGGGAGAGGgatttggtgttgttttttgttgtgggggcagggtttgttgttggttgatttgttgttgtttgcctcttttttattattatttttttttcttcagaataaacGTACAGCATCTTATTGTCCATTAGCTAGAACATCCAGCTTCTGGTAAAAGTCCACATTTTTAAGAATGACACTGTCAACACAGAGGAGACTCAAAAGAGTTTGAGGATTGCTATGAACAGGTACTGCATGTAAGAATGAGGCAGAAAAACAACTTCACATCTTCCAAAGtgcaaaggtatttttaaattgaaggcTGccctctgaaataatttaaaatagctcTCTATCTTAGGAAAGGTTTATGGTTAACTGATACCTTATTTGCACTTTCTACCAGTGCCTGTTAATGCCCACGTCTGGATCTTCAGATTTTCCACTGTGTACTTTTGTCTGAATAAAACCTTGGACTAGAGATAAGGTGatttcaaaaaatgtatttctagcAGCTCACACTTCCATTCCACCAGTCTGGGCTCGAGGCTGTGTCAAGACCATGAAATACATACTCTTTCTCGCCTTTGTTGGTGTGGCTGGTgagtatatttttttactttttacttaTGTCATTTATGAGGAAGATAATTTTCTGAGCAAATTTGCAAAGTAGTCTGTTGTGGGAAAGTGAAGTCCAGTTTCAACCTGTAGAAGTTTTAAGGGCGAGCACTGCAGCTTCTTTTGGCTGCTGTCTGTTTGTTTCGCTTAATGTGGCTCTTGACCGAGGAAGAATGAAACGCGTCCGTAGCTTCAAAAAACACTGTCTCCCTCTGAGGACTATGACGGTGCAAGATAACACCTCTGAAGGATAACTCAGAGTAGTTACCTCAGAAAGGTAACTCAGGAAGTCCTAAAGATACCGTCAATTTTTTGAGTAAGGGTGTGTGCTCCACGGAAATACCACTGCAGACTTGCTTTTTACTTGCGCTCAGTTCACTGTtgactgctgctgcagacaggaTTCTGAGACAGACCCACCTTTGGTCCAATCCAACAAGAACGTTTGAATGTTCTTCTGTTCACTCTGGGACTAGCAGCCAGTGCTTTAGATGCAGATAAGTGAGACACCAATCTAAGTCTGATCATCTTGTTTTAAGGAGTAGCAAATTAACGTCCATTAGACTTGCCCAGCGCTGCTACCATGAGTTTATACAGAAGAACAGCCTACAAGTGAGAGGCTTCAGTCAGTCACTGGGGAACAAGATGCCTTATGCCAGATGTTGACATATGCCACTTCTTATCTCCCAGTTGCCTTCCCCATCAACACTGATGATGATGACGACAAGATCGTGGGAGGCTACACCTGTGCAGCGAACTCTGTCCCCTACCAGGTCTCCCTGAATGCTGGCTATCACTTCTGTGGAGGTTCCCTCATCAACAGTCAGTGGGTCGTGTCGGCTGCTCACTGCTACAAGTCGTGAGTGGACTTATTCTTCTGTAatctatttctttcttctagTTCACTTCTAGCAGGAATTCTGAGGGGAGAGGTTCACCTGTGCAAGCGACTCCATTCTAACAGAAGGCAACCAAGGAATGGGTGACTCGTTCAGGAAGCCGGGCTGGGACATCATAAGGGGTTTTCTACTTCTGCAAATGTTTATGTGAATGCAGAGCACTTTCTGAAACGACAACGTGATGATCTAGCAATGAGTTGCAGGCTGTCCTTCCTTATAGATCGCCTTAATCTTGCTACAACTTAGTCACTAGAGGACAAGAAGAGGAACGAGGTCAGGGTGATAGCAGTCTGCCTCTTTCCAGAATATTTCTATAAGGCACTGTTGTATATGTAACTTGTTCCAGCTCAACAAAAGAGACCTGGAGAAATTCACCGTTTGTGCTGGCAGCGGGTAAGATCTCAGTGTGGATCCTAGGACTTAGTGCAGGACAAGAAAGATGACCTGCATGAAAAGAGCTACTACCATAGCAATGTTGAAGCAAGTGCATACGGTGACATGGAGGTTTGTCGCAGCCTGACAGTAGCAGTAAATTATATGccattccttctcttttccagtcGCATCCAAGTGCAGCTTGGGAAGCATAACCTGGCAAGGAAAGAACCAACAGAGCAGTTGATTAGTTCAGCCAAAGTCATCCGCCACTCTGGCTACCGCCCTTCAACACTGGACAATGACATTATGCTCATCAAGCTTGACAAACCAGCCCAGATCAACCGCGCCGTCCAAACCGTTCCTCTGCCTACCAGCTGTGTGGCCACAGGCACCACATGCCTGATCTCTGGCTGGGGCAACACACTCAGCAATGGCAGTGAGTACTCATGAGGGCCCAGGGGGCACTCACAATTGACTCCCGACAGtacagggaagtgctgtgggacaGGCCTTTTTCAGTGATTAGTCTGTGTAGGACAGTAACTGTTTAACTGCTCTAAAGGCCAGCTTTGATAAggtccttcctcttcttctgtgCTATGAGCATGGACTCACTGAAGCCATCCAGGTGTTGTTGACCAGCATGTTCACACTGCCATAAATATTGTGGCAGCGCCAAGCACTGCCAAGTTAACTAATGTCAATAGAGTGGTTAGTTTGCTGAGAACAAGATCACGATCTGGGATTGTGGATCTAAAAATACTACAAGAAGCTGCATTCTTCTACGCTAATGGCCAGAGGTGTGGATGGTGACTGGTGTGCAGTCCTCTGATGACAGCTACAACTACACCAGAGGAAAGGATGGTTTTCCTGAGGCCCAGGTTTCCTCCAGCATGGGTGCTACAGGAGTAGCTCTGACCTCCACACTTGCCCGTGGATTATTCTCTAGGTATCAAAAAAATTAACATGGCTGCAGTCTAGAAGGGGGACCCATGGGTAGGGTCTGTTCGGTTTAAACAGTGAGAATCCCTGCTGTCATTCCTgttcagaggaaaaattaaaacaagatgTTCAGGGATTACTTTTTTGCTAAGAAAGATCTTCTCTGGGCTCTGAAGTTATCTCAGAGATGTCATCAACcatgtctttctgttttcttatagACAACTATCCAGACaccttgcagtgcctgaaggcTCCTGTACTCTCCTCCAGCAAATGCAGCAGTGCCTACCCTGGACAAATTACCAACAACATGATGTGTGTAGGATTcctggagggagggaaagacTCCTGCCAGGTAAAATACCTACCTCTTCTTTCCCATATATTTCTCCCCTGCCTTTTGCTAGTAGGAGAGGCCACCGTATTAGAGAACCTGCTATACTCACTGCGCTGGCATGTCTGAACGTTGTCTTTTTGAACAACAGCAGAGACTTAGGCTGGAAGTTGCTTATTGAGcgaggcttttttccccccactcaGTTACTCATTgtcctcttttctttcagacCCCTAATACCTCTTGCCCTAATTCTCCACAAGCAGACTCTGCCACCTCCTGCACCTTGGGCTATTTAAAATGGAGAAGCACTGCACCAGTGTCAATAGTAACGGTGGGGACTGTAGAGCTTAGGATACAAATGTTAGTTTTGGGCACATTGAAAATGGAATAGCCAGTATGCCAAGGTCCAGGcagtctggaaaacaaacacacctGACAATTGCTCAGCACTTTACATCTGCCTAGCTCCATGGAAATAtttggcagaaaaatatttgagacaCATGTATCCTAAGCATCTGCCAAGGCCTGCACCTGTCAAAAATAGGCAACTTAAGTCATCCTTAGCTGTGGTGCCCTTGGAGCGAGTAAGGTACAGTAACATCAGGCATAGTGTGGTAATCAGAAATTACCTGTGTAGAAAGAGCTCCACAGCACGCACTCGAGTGTCAGAGGTCTCTGGGATCCCTGGCTTATCACTCACGCTGATTCCATTTGCTGAAAACCTGTCTCCTTCATGTGCACAGGGGGATTCCGGCGGCCCAGTGGTCTGCAACGGGCAGCTCCAGGGCATCGTCTCCTGGGGTATTGGGTGTGCGCAGAAGGGCTATCCTGGCGTTTATACTAAGGTCTGCAATTACGTCTCCTGGATCAGAACAACTATGTCTGCCAACTGAGACACTCTGGTTCTATGTGACCTGCTTTTTTGCCtcatcattttcttctcttttgagactggacataaaaaaattatcaaaaaatAAAGACTCTTAGGCACCCTTTCTTTGTGAGATGTTTCTTTGGGTCCTTCCATAGGCTGTGATGTGGAGGACAGAAGCAGGCAGTGTCACtctgggaaaaaatatttcttctttgtagTGCCTCTCAACTAGCAGGGTCTCGGAACGTTTTCCAGGCTCATCTTCAGGAcagacaaggaggctgagagcAGTAGCGTGGAAACAGTCCCAGTCCGCAGTCACTATCCCCATAATGTGTCATGGTCTTCAATAGGTAAAGAAGAAATTCCACTCTGCAGAGTATAGGTCATCCTTGATTCTCAGATTGTTGGAATATCCTCACAGGATCTGCTCTCTTACTTGGCTGGAACATCACTAATGCCTGCAGCACCACCAGTGGCTGGCTGGGATGAGTGAAAATAACACTCAGGCGCAGCAGTGGGTGGTATGAACCCTGCAGTTGCCTggtatgtgtgtgcatgcaatCACAGGAACATGATGAGGCTGGATGGAAGCCTGAGTTTGAGGCAGAGAGGATGCTGTtgggttttcctttcttcattccACATTGGCTGAGATCTCCAGAAAAAGAGGTATTATGCAAAGGAGACAAAGATACGTGGCATGGTTTTTGCTTCTCCCACAAGATACGTCCCACATCTGACACTCCATTCCCAACTCCCTGAAACTTCAGGTGCCCTGACACCTGCAGTGTGGGATTGTCTTTGCTTGGCCCAGTGCTGTTCGTGCCATTGCCCTCGgcacagagcaggctgctgaCATGATGATCCTGGTGTACATTGTAACTTGACAGAGAGGAGCTCCACCAATGGGCCTTTCTTCTCCAAAGAGAGatctgaagggagaaaaaaacatgttttgaagAGCAGTTCGCTCTCTCTGGGCACGAAGGAGAGGGTAATGTGAAGTGATGAGGAAAGCACAAAGCTCCATTGTTAGAGGGGCTGTGAAAGTGCAGCTAAGAGAATACTCTAGTTATGAATGGCTTTCAGTCCCAGCACCTTCCTTTCTGGAGCAGTTGCTGAATGTTCTCAGTCTGGGATTAGATGTCTGTGTAGAAAGAAGTGAAAGGAGGGTTTATGTTTCCTGACTAGGAAAGCTCAGCACTCCACTGTTCATGGGGCCGTGAAAGCTCTGCTAAGGGAACTTGGAAACCAGCAATAGGATTCAGTCCCAGCTCACTCTGCATGGGAGCAGACACAACCCAGTGGGGAGCAGTGGTGGGGCTGAGGTGGCCCTGGGCCCTGCACGGCTGCAGGCAAACTGCTCCATGCCTGTGATGCACATACTGCGCTCCACTGACTTACTTCTGTGGgtgagcatgtgtgtgtgtttgcataaATGGGAGACAAGTGTTAGCACAGGAGCATGATGGGGCTGCGTGGCCTCTGAGCATGTGCATAGCACAGGGATGCACAAAAGAGGCACCAGatgaagggaagagaaagagagttCAGGAATGTATGTTTGTGTCTGTGCCCGTCAGCTCTCTCCTCTCTAGATACCAGCACACTCACAGACTGACCAGCGTGCAAGCTGCATTGTGGAATCTTCTCTGTGTATCCCAGTGCTCCATGTCATGTTGCCCAGGTGTTACAATCCGATAATCAGATCCATGGAGATTCTTTGCGATCCCACCAgggcaaaacaaagataaaacagTATTGGGTGCACAGACAGGCTTTTATTTAGGTACAGATCAGCCAGTAGGAGTTATAACACTATATTTGTCATAAGTTTATAATAGGTGTGATAACTAACCCTAAACTACGAAAGTGAAAGTTCAGGAAATGGAATAAAGAGTTAAAGGGAAGTCAAcacccagagctccagctgCATCCTGTTGGTCTTGTAGTCAAAGGTGGGAGTGGTGGAGGTCCAGTCCTAGGAGGTGTCTTGAGAGTGGCACTCTTTTATACAGTTAATTCCTGGAATAGGCCACGGCTGTCACCCAATCACTGTTCCACATGTTTAGCAAAATCAATTATCACCTTGTGCATTCCTTTGGTCCAATTATCCCTATCTTTTTCTGCCAGGTTGGTGATATACACGAAACACTCTTTGAGACTCTTAATTAATTCAAGCCCTGGTTATCACCGggtgtccttgctcagtgtTAGCTGTGGCACCAATTGTGTGCCTCCTTGTCCACAGTCTCAGCACATCCAAAACCAAACTCCCCTGTTTGCAGTTGCCTGGGGCAATTGCCACATTCTTGACACATCGTGTGGGCTTGCTGAGTAAAACGGTTCAGTGagttgctgagacatctctttagtccagcAACAAACCCTGCTTAACTCTTAGATGTCTCAAGACAAACACCAGATGCCCTGAGTGTCTGAATACGCTGTTTATCTCTTAGATTGTTAGAGACAAGCACCACATATCCCAAATGTCACCTCAGGTGTCAGAAAGACTGCTGACCTGTCATCTTGGTGTCTGCTGTAGCATGACAGAGAGGAGTTCTGTAGCTGTTCTCTTTCTCCAGAGGAAGATCtcaaggagagaaaaggctACCTTTTGTCTCTGCACTGAGACTGGCTTTTGGGAGACTGCACCATGGAGCAATTTCTGAGAACGGTATTCGCTGTGGGATATCATGCTACAAACTTCCCTTCTCCATGACAGAGAAGAGCTGATGCTCTACTTTTTTCGTAGCATTCTGCAAAGGAGTAGCAGGACAAGGATGgccagaaagagagaaaatcttGTCTCTTCTCTACATGGGGCACTATCCAATCCATGGGGTTCACCAATCTAAGGCTGTGGGAAATTGTTGCAGGCAGGAAATGAGGGTTGCAGTTTGTGTACACTGATGCACTGTCTGTGTTTCAGGGACATGACAGAGCCTCTGCACGTTTGTGTTGTGCTGTGGACCCACCAAGGCATGGCAGTGGAAGGCTAGCAAGTGATCAGGCTGCTCAAGGCTGTCATGTGCTTTGCAGTGAAGATGTTCCCCTGTGTCCTTTTAGCAAAAGGGTGCGGCTTCTCCAGCTTGCAATCCTTCTGTTGCAGGTCCAACTGGTTCCCATTGCATTCATTTCCACAAACTGCCTACAGGAGATTCAGGAATGACCCCAGATTCgtcaaaagaaaagggaaagaagaacaaAGGCTGTGGGCTaaactgagcagaaaacagggagaaaCCCCACACCCTCCCCCAGTACTCCAGGTATAGTGAGAGGAGGCTGAGCTAAATATGCCCATGGGAAGGGTCTCCAATTCCTACAGGGCTCCCTGGGGTGTGCAGGAGGCAGGGAAGTCCATTGGAAACCTTGCAGAGCACACGGTATTTGAGGAGTAAGTGCTCTCAAACAGGCCATGCTTGCTCTGTTGTGTCCTGTGCTTGAGAAGCCCATATGTTAGCATGATAAACTTCAGTGTGGGAACCTGCTGGAGTGTCCCAGGCTGGTCTGTGTATTCTGGCACT carries:
- the LOC127396072 gene encoding trypsin I-P1-like; its protein translation is MKYILFLAFVGVAVAFPINTDDDDDKIVGGYTCAANSVPYQVSLNAGYHFCGGSLINSQWVVSAAHCYKSRIQVQLGKHNLARKEPTEQLISSAKVIRHSGYRPSTLDNDIMLIKLDKPAQINRAVQTVPLPTSCVATGTTCLISGWGNTLSNGNNYPDTLQCLKAPVLSSSKCSSAYPGQITNNMMCVGFLEGGKDSCQGDSGGPVVCNGQLQGIVSWGIGCAQKGYPGVYTKVCNYVSWIRTTMSAN